The following proteins are co-located in the Sporichthyaceae bacterium genome:
- a CDS encoding MFS transporter, producing the protein MSPAAEPTETVGSRSWLTRNLRVLSGVSLLQDAASEMLYPVLPIFLTVTLGAPASVVGFTEGLAEGIASVVKLFAGRFADRRGRRSLIAAGYGLAAVGKLLIAVAFVWPVVLLGRGVDRVGKGIRGAPRDALLMVDADPAARGRIFGFHRAADTLGAVIGPAVGLAIYEAAGHRIRPLLIIAVVPAVASVGLVRWVADPGAPAKAKTRTPIATPGSLPPALRSLIVLLGLFSLVNFPDALLLLRAHDLGLSTAAVIGVYIVYNFVYAAASYPAGAWSDKAPRHLVFALGLGFFAVGYLGLGLIHDSRWVWPILPLYGGFAACTDGVGKAWVAELAPGGGQGSAQGLLQAVTGAGVLVAGIVAGLAWRGDGRLPLLTAGTVGAALAVLLAVIGGRWRAVAP; encoded by the coding sequence GTGAGCCCGGCGGCCGAGCCGACGGAGACCGTTGGGTCGCGGTCCTGGCTGACCCGCAACCTGCGCGTGCTCAGCGGGGTCAGCCTGCTGCAGGACGCGGCCAGCGAGATGCTCTACCCGGTCCTGCCGATCTTCCTGACCGTCACGCTCGGCGCGCCGGCTTCGGTGGTCGGCTTCACCGAGGGCCTCGCCGAGGGCATCGCCTCGGTCGTCAAGCTGTTCGCCGGGCGGTTCGCGGACCGGCGCGGCCGCCGCTCCCTGATCGCCGCCGGCTACGGCCTGGCCGCCGTGGGGAAGTTGCTCATCGCGGTCGCATTCGTCTGGCCGGTCGTCCTGCTCGGTCGCGGGGTCGACCGGGTCGGCAAGGGGATCCGGGGGGCGCCGCGCGACGCGTTGCTGATGGTCGACGCCGACCCGGCGGCGCGGGGTCGCATCTTCGGCTTCCACCGAGCGGCCGACACACTCGGTGCGGTCATCGGGCCGGCTGTCGGCCTGGCCATCTACGAGGCCGCCGGCCACCGGATCCGGCCGTTGCTGATCATCGCCGTGGTGCCCGCGGTCGCCTCGGTCGGCCTGGTCCGCTGGGTCGCCGACCCCGGCGCGCCGGCCAAGGCCAAGACCCGCACCCCGATCGCCACGCCGGGCTCGCTGCCCCCGGCGCTGCGTTCGCTGATCGTGCTGCTCGGGCTGTTCTCGCTGGTGAACTTCCCGGACGCGTTGTTGCTGCTGCGGGCCCACGACCTCGGGCTGTCGACCGCCGCGGTCATCGGCGTCTACATCGTCTACAACTTCGTCTACGCGGCCGCGTCGTACCCGGCCGGGGCATGGTCCGACAAGGCCCCGCGGCACCTGGTTTTCGCGCTGGGGCTGGGTTTTTTCGCCGTCGGCTATCTTGGCCTCGGCCTGATCCACGACTCGCGGTGGGTGTGGCCGATCCTGCCGCTGTACGGCGGGTTCGCCGCCTGCACCGACGGCGTCGGCAAGGCGTGGGTCGCCGAACTGGCGCCGGGAGGTGGGCAGGGCAGTGCGCAGGGTCTGCTCCAGGCCGTGACCGGCGCCGGTGTGCTCGTGGCCGGGATCGTGGCAGGCCTCGCGTGGCGCGGCGACGGTCGGCTGCCGCTGCTGACGGCGGGGACCGTGGGCGCGGCACTGGCTGTGCTGCTGGCTGTGATCGGTGGGCGTTGGCGGGCGGTCGCACCATGA
- a CDS encoding four-helix bundle copper-binding protein: MAQSIARQIIDVHPTGYGTTDRKLLEAALLLSQQASLAASMCADGCLNEGMVKDMRECIRACLDCSDVVDAAVRSMSRNTGLNESAVPAILSAAVAVLATCAHETARHASMHMHARLAAETCRKAEAACTELLESLSK; this comes from the coding sequence TTGGCACAGAGCATCGCCCGACAGATCATCGACGTGCACCCGACCGGCTACGGGACGACCGACCGCAAGCTGCTGGAGGCTGCGCTCCTGCTGAGCCAGCAGGCCTCACTGGCCGCTTCGATGTGCGCCGACGGATGCCTGAACGAGGGCATGGTCAAGGACATGCGCGAGTGCATCCGGGCCTGCCTGGACTGCTCGGACGTCGTCGACGCCGCGGTTCGCAGCATGTCCCGGAACACGGGCCTGAACGAGTCCGCCGTGCCTGCGATCCTCTCGGCGGCCGTCGCCGTGCTGGCAACCTGCGCCCACGAGACGGCGCGTCACGCCTCGATGCACATGCACGCCCGGCTGGCCGCGGAGACCTGCCGCAAGGCCGAGGCCGCCTGCACCGAGTTGCTGGAGTCGCTGAGCAAGTGA
- a CDS encoding error-prone DNA polymerase, which translates to MGWGNPPMPWRELERRLSGKFPPPGENQPPQAAPRLAFGTEPERPGSTRRAPYRPRPDLGRTPGRDVPYAELHAHTNFSFLDGAAHPEEMVEEAVRLGLTALAITDHDGFYGVVRFAEAATRYGLPTVFGSELSLGLTRPQNGIADPEGSHLLVLARDPDGYARLSTAISDGHAAGAEKGRPVHDLDSLGAAAQGHWVILTGCRKGTVPAALAVGGAAGAAAATRELDRLVDLFGRDNVVVELTDHGQPEDAARIEVLAGLARRFDLATVATANAHYATPDGHRLATALSAVRARRSLDDLAGWLPAAGTAHLRSGAEQARHFRRYPDAVRQAAELAEQCAFDLALIRPRLPDFPVPAGHTAMSWLRELTERGAAVRYGSRYAERQPGAYAQLDHELEMIEKLDFPGYFLIVHEIVEFARSRDILCQGRGSAANSAVCYALGITAVDAVYYGLLFERFLSPERGEPPDIDVDIESGRREEVIQHVYARYGRRHAAQVANVISYRPRSAVRDMAKALGYSTGAQDAFAREAHRYDLPRTAEQSAVEEVPAEVLTLSNRLLGFPRHLGIHSGGMVICDRPVVEVCPVEWARMADRTVVQWDKDDCASPLVNLVKFDLLGLGMLSALHGCFDLVRDFHGTGWTLATLPKEDPAVYEMLCRADSVGVFQVESRAQMATLPRLKPQCFYDLVLEIALIRPGPIQGGSVHPFIRRRNGREPIRYPHPSLEDCLRRTLGVPMFQEQLMQMVVDAAGCTPTQADRVRRAVGSKRSAQQVAALREELYAGMERTHGITGATADEIFNLIAAFANFGFAESHSISFALLVYASSWLKLRYPAAFCAALLNAQPMGFYSPQSLCADARRHGVVVRRPDVNASAATASLEPVDEHDSEPSTSCGRAAVRLGIGSVRSVGTELAERIAAGRPYTDMADFALRTAAGAAHIEALATAGAFDCFGVSRRAALWAAGAVAQLSPDRLAGTVVGDRAPILPRLMAAERSMADLWATGITPDGHPMEHMRADLDPDVVTVGDLAGRRDRDRVRVAGVVTHRQQPQTASGTIFLNLEDETGMLNVICAPGAWARYRRIARDSPALIVRGRLEKADGVTSLVAEAFVELRMFVGRSSRDFR; encoded by the coding sequence ATGGGTTGGGGCAACCCGCCGATGCCGTGGCGGGAGCTGGAGCGGCGGCTGTCCGGGAAGTTCCCGCCGCCGGGGGAGAACCAGCCCCCGCAGGCAGCTCCCCGGTTGGCGTTCGGGACCGAGCCGGAGCGGCCCGGGAGCACCCGGCGGGCGCCCTACCGGCCGCGACCGGACCTGGGGCGGACGCCCGGGCGCGACGTCCCCTACGCGGAGCTGCACGCCCACACCAACTTCAGCTTCCTGGACGGGGCCGCGCACCCGGAGGAGATGGTCGAGGAGGCCGTCCGGCTCGGCCTGACCGCACTGGCGATCACCGACCACGACGGGTTCTACGGGGTGGTCCGGTTCGCCGAGGCCGCGACCAGGTACGGGCTGCCGACCGTGTTCGGGTCGGAGCTGAGCCTCGGGTTGACCCGGCCGCAGAACGGGATCGCCGATCCGGAGGGCAGTCACCTGCTGGTGCTGGCCAGAGATCCCGACGGCTACGCGAGGTTGTCCACCGCCATCAGCGACGGCCACGCCGCCGGGGCGGAGAAGGGCCGTCCGGTCCACGACCTGGATTCGTTGGGTGCCGCCGCGCAGGGCCATTGGGTGATCCTGACCGGATGCCGCAAAGGAACCGTCCCGGCCGCATTGGCCGTCGGCGGCGCGGCCGGTGCAGCGGCTGCCACGCGGGAGCTGGACCGGCTGGTGGACTTGTTCGGCCGGGACAACGTCGTGGTGGAGCTGACCGACCACGGCCAGCCGGAGGACGCCGCCCGCATCGAGGTGCTGGCCGGGTTGGCCCGGCGGTTCGACCTGGCCACGGTGGCGACCGCCAATGCCCACTACGCCACCCCGGACGGTCATCGCCTGGCCACCGCGCTGTCCGCGGTCCGCGCCCGGCGCAGCCTCGACGATCTGGCCGGTTGGTTGCCCGCGGCCGGGACGGCCCACCTGCGGTCCGGCGCCGAGCAGGCCCGGCACTTCCGCAGGTATCCGGACGCGGTCCGGCAGGCGGCCGAGTTGGCCGAGCAGTGCGCGTTCGACCTGGCTCTGATCCGCCCGCGCCTGCCGGATTTCCCGGTCCCCGCCGGGCACACCGCGATGAGTTGGTTGCGCGAACTGACCGAGCGGGGGGCCGCAGTGCGCTACGGGTCCCGCTACGCCGAACGGCAGCCCGGTGCCTACGCCCAGCTGGACCACGAACTGGAGATGATCGAGAAGCTCGACTTCCCCGGGTACTTCCTGATCGTCCACGAGATCGTGGAGTTCGCCCGGTCGCGCGACATCCTCTGCCAGGGCCGCGGATCCGCGGCCAACTCCGCGGTCTGCTACGCGCTGGGGATCACCGCGGTCGACGCGGTCTATTACGGCCTGCTGTTCGAACGCTTCCTGTCCCCGGAGCGGGGCGAGCCGCCGGACATCGACGTCGACATCGAGTCCGGCCGCCGCGAGGAGGTCATCCAGCACGTCTACGCGCGCTACGGCCGGCGGCACGCGGCCCAGGTCGCGAACGTGATCTCGTACCGGCCCCGGTCCGCTGTCCGTGACATGGCCAAGGCCCTGGGTTACTCGACCGGTGCCCAGGACGCCTTCGCCCGCGAGGCCCATCGCTACGACCTGCCGAGAACCGCCGAGCAGAGCGCCGTCGAGGAGGTGCCCGCCGAGGTCCTCACGCTGTCGAACCGGTTGCTGGGGTTCCCCCGGCACCTGGGCATCCATTCCGGCGGGATGGTAATCTGCGACCGGCCGGTGGTCGAGGTGTGTCCGGTTGAGTGGGCCCGGATGGCCGATCGCACGGTCGTGCAGTGGGACAAGGACGACTGCGCCTCGCCGTTGGTGAACCTCGTCAAGTTCGACCTGCTCGGGCTCGGGATGCTCTCCGCCCTGCACGGCTGCTTCGACCTCGTCCGCGACTTCCACGGCACCGGCTGGACGCTCGCGACGTTGCCGAAGGAGGACCCGGCGGTCTACGAGATGCTCTGCCGGGCCGACTCGGTGGGCGTCTTCCAGGTCGAGTCCCGGGCCCAGATGGCCACCCTGCCCCGGCTGAAACCCCAGTGCTTCTACGACCTGGTGCTGGAGATCGCGCTGATCCGGCCGGGCCCGATCCAGGGCGGTTCGGTCCACCCGTTCATCCGCCGACGCAACGGCCGGGAGCCGATCCGGTACCCGCACCCGTCGTTGGAGGACTGCCTGCGGCGCACGCTCGGCGTGCCGATGTTCCAGGAACAGCTGATGCAGATGGTCGTCGACGCGGCCGGGTGCACCCCGACCCAGGCCGACCGGGTGCGTCGGGCGGTCGGCTCGAAACGGTCGGCCCAGCAGGTCGCGGCGCTACGTGAGGAGCTGTACGCCGGGATGGAGCGGACCCACGGCATCACCGGCGCTACCGCTGACGAGATCTTCAACCTCATCGCGGCCTTCGCGAACTTCGGCTTCGCGGAGAGCCACTCGATCAGCTTCGCGCTGCTGGTCTACGCGAGCTCCTGGTTGAAGCTGCGTTACCCGGCGGCGTTCTGCGCCGCGCTGCTCAACGCCCAGCCGATGGGCTTCTACTCGCCGCAGTCGCTGTGCGCGGACGCGCGCCGGCACGGGGTGGTCGTCCGTCGACCGGACGTGAACGCCTCTGCCGCCACCGCGAGCCTGGAACCGGTGGACGAGCACGACTCGGAGCCGTCGACGAGTTGTGGGCGGGCTGCGGTCCGGCTGGGCATCGGTTCGGTGCGCTCGGTCGGGACGGAGTTGGCCGAGCGCATCGCCGCGGGCCGGCCGTACACCGACATGGCCGACTTCGCGCTCCGGACCGCGGCCGGCGCTGCCCACATCGAGGCGCTGGCCACGGCGGGGGCGTTCGACTGCTTCGGGGTGTCCCGGCGGGCGGCGTTGTGGGCCGCCGGGGCGGTGGCGCAGTTGAGCCCGGACCGATTGGCCGGCACGGTCGTCGGCGACCGGGCGCCGATCCTGCCGCGGCTGATGGCGGCCGAGCGGAGCATGGCCGACCTGTGGGCCACCGGGATCACTCCGGACGGCCACCCGATGGAGCACATGCGGGCCGACCTGGACCCCGACGTGGTCACGGTGGGCGACCTGGCCGGGCGCCGCGATCGGGACCGCGTGCGGGTCGCCGGTGTGGTGACCCATCGCCAGCAACCGCAGACCGCCTCGGGGACGATCTTCCTGAACCTCGAGGACGAGACGGGGATGCTCAACGTCATCTGCGCGCCGGGGGCCTGGGCCCGGTACCGCCGGATCGCCCGCGACAGCCCGGCGCTGATCGTGCGGGGCCGGCTGGAGAAGGCCGACGGCGTCACCAGCCTGGTGGCGGAGGCCTTCGTGGAGTTGCGGATGTTCGTCGGCCGGTCCTCCAGGGACTTCCGATGA
- a CDS encoding DNA polymerase Y family protein has product MDAPAGRTIAIWSPDWPVLTAVAAVGLAPEAPAAVLSGGVVLSCTARARAAGVRRGLRRREAQYRCPELAVLDRDLAEEARAFEPVVAAVEAVAPGVEVVRPGLCAVSARGPARYFGGDEPAAVRLADEASAAGPGDSCLAGVAEGPFAAALAARRGAVVPAGRTPEFLAAQSLEVIDRPELVDLLRRLGLRTLGEFAQLPAPDVMARFGSDGVFVHRLARGLDPRPPDARVPPPDLVVSLTLDPPADSVERAAFAARRLADQLQLRLAAAGLGCTRVSVEAETESGERHTRVWRHEGVLTAAAIAERVRWQLDGWLATRPGAASPARARSGIAVLRLAPDEVIEHAGEQLGLWAPSGADADAAARAGRALSRVQGLLGQPSVQTAVVGGGRGPGERVRYVTWGDPRESRRADGPWPGRVPEPSPALVPPIPVPAVLIDESGAPVAVTARYALSGAPARLVVGREPPRRVLSWAGPWPADERWWDSAKARLRIRFQVATADGAGWLLLQEDGMWFVEAVYD; this is encoded by the coding sequence GTGGATGCGCCCGCCGGGCGGACCATCGCGATCTGGTCCCCGGACTGGCCGGTGCTGACCGCGGTGGCAGCTGTCGGTCTGGCCCCGGAGGCCCCGGCCGCGGTCCTGTCCGGCGGCGTCGTGCTCTCGTGCACCGCCCGGGCCCGGGCGGCCGGGGTGCGTCGTGGGTTGCGCCGTCGGGAGGCCCAGTACCGCTGCCCGGAGCTGGCGGTGCTCGACCGCGACCTGGCCGAGGAGGCGCGCGCGTTCGAGCCCGTGGTGGCCGCGGTCGAAGCCGTGGCGCCGGGTGTCGAGGTCGTCCGGCCGGGGCTGTGCGCGGTGTCCGCGCGCGGCCCGGCGCGGTACTTCGGGGGCGACGAGCCGGCCGCGGTCCGGCTCGCCGACGAGGCGTCCGCGGCCGGTCCGGGCGACTCCTGCCTGGCCGGGGTGGCCGAGGGGCCGTTCGCCGCCGCGCTGGCGGCCCGCCGTGGCGCCGTTGTGCCCGCCGGTCGCACACCGGAGTTCCTGGCCGCGCAGTCGCTGGAGGTCATCGACCGGCCGGAACTGGTCGACCTGTTGCGTCGGCTCGGGCTGCGCACGTTGGGGGAGTTCGCCCAACTGCCCGCCCCCGACGTGATGGCCCGGTTCGGCTCCGACGGCGTCTTCGTCCACCGGTTGGCCCGTGGGTTGGATCCGCGGCCACCGGACGCCCGGGTCCCACCGCCGGACCTGGTCGTCTCGCTGACCCTCGACCCACCGGCCGACTCCGTGGAGCGGGCGGCCTTCGCGGCCCGGCGGCTGGCCGACCAGCTCCAGCTGCGCCTGGCCGCGGCCGGTCTCGGGTGCACCCGGGTGAGTGTCGAGGCGGAGACCGAGAGCGGGGAGCGCCACACCCGGGTCTGGCGCCACGAGGGTGTGCTGACCGCGGCGGCGATCGCGGAACGGGTTCGCTGGCAGTTGGACGGGTGGTTGGCCACCCGCCCGGGCGCCGCCTCGCCCGCCCGGGCGCGGTCCGGGATAGCGGTTCTCCGGCTGGCGCCCGATGAGGTGATCGAGCACGCCGGTGAGCAGCTCGGGTTGTGGGCCCCGTCCGGGGCCGATGCGGATGCCGCCGCCCGGGCCGGGCGGGCGTTGTCCCGGGTGCAGGGCCTGCTCGGGCAGCCGTCGGTGCAGACCGCGGTGGTCGGCGGCGGGCGAGGTCCGGGGGAGCGGGTCCGCTACGTCACCTGGGGCGACCCGCGGGAGTCCCGTCGCGCGGACGGTCCGTGGCCGGGCCGGGTGCCCGAGCCCAGCCCGGCGTTGGTCCCGCCGATCCCGGTTCCTGCCGTGCTCATCGATGAGTCCGGGGCCCCGGTGGCGGTGACGGCCCGCTACGCGCTCTCCGGCGCCCCGGCCCGCCTGGTCGTCGGTCGCGAGCCGCCGCGCCGGGTCCTGTCGTGGGCCGGTCCGTGGCCTGCCGACGAGCGGTGGTGGGACTCGGCCAAGGCGCGGCTGCGGATCCGCTTCCAGGTGGCCACCGCCGACGGGGCCGGCTGGTTGCTCCTGCAGGAGGACGGGATGTGGTTCGTCGAGGCGGTCTACGACTGA
- a CDS encoding CoA ester lyase gives MSPQDLASVTSLLFVPGHRPDRFAKAADSGAGAIILDLEDAVAPEAKVEAREHVAKWLAGGGGGIVRINAPGTPWHDDDLAAVAGHPVMLPKAESAEQVATVVAALGTDAAVLPLVETAAGVLAADEFLALRGVVRAAFGSIDLSAQLGVDPNDYQAFLFARSRLVLASAAAGVAGPVDGVTTDVTDDDRLAADAAHGAGLGFTGKMCIHPRQLQVVHTAFDPTAEELEWARRVVQAAGDGAVTTLDGKMVDKPVVDRARRTLSRASATMGA, from the coding sequence ATGTCGCCCCAGGATCTGGCGTCCGTCACGAGTCTGTTGTTCGTCCCCGGCCATCGGCCCGACCGCTTCGCGAAGGCAGCCGACTCCGGTGCCGGCGCGATCATCCTCGACCTCGAGGACGCGGTTGCGCCGGAGGCCAAGGTCGAGGCCCGTGAGCACGTGGCCAAGTGGTTGGCCGGTGGCGGGGGCGGGATCGTCCGCATCAACGCGCCGGGAACGCCCTGGCACGACGACGACTTGGCCGCGGTCGCCGGACACCCGGTCATGCTGCCGAAGGCCGAGTCCGCCGAGCAGGTCGCCACGGTCGTCGCGGCGCTCGGTACGGACGCTGCGGTGCTGCCGCTGGTGGAGACCGCGGCCGGGGTTCTCGCGGCCGATGAGTTCCTCGCGCTGCGCGGGGTGGTGCGGGCGGCGTTCGGCTCGATCGACCTGTCGGCGCAGCTGGGAGTCGACCCGAACGACTACCAGGCGTTCCTGTTCGCCCGGTCCCGGCTGGTGCTGGCCAGCGCCGCCGCCGGGGTCGCCGGCCCGGTCGACGGCGTCACGACCGATGTCACCGACGACGACCGACTGGCCGCCGACGCCGCGCACGGCGCCGGGCTCGGGTTCACCGGCAAGATGTGCATCCACCCCCGCCAGTTGCAGGTCGTGCACACCGCCTTCGACCCGACGGCCGAGGAGTTGGAGTGGGCGCGCCGAGTGGTGCAGGCCGCCGGCGACGGCGCCGTCACCACCCTGGACGGGAAGATGGTGGACAAGCCGGTTGTCGACCGCGCACGACGCACACTGTCCCGGGCGTCGGCGACAATGGGGGCGTGA
- a CDS encoding adenylosuccinate lyase family protein encodes MSSHLSDSQLFGHLWTTPEMHALFDDTGRTQGWLEVLAALAAAQAEVGMLPAEAATAIAEQAHVDRLDLAAVAAGTRAAGHSTLGLIQELRRVLPEAAREWVYYGATVQDVTDTWTAQTMTTVLDILDRDVERCRAAALQLARAHRDTIMCGRTHGQPGLPITFGFKAAVWADELGRHAERIREARPRLAVVQLGGALGTMEFWGPGAPDLLAAFARRCGLGAPDIAWITARDRVAEFAMLLAMVSGTLGKIGNEVFELARPEIGEVAEPFTPGQVGSITMPHKRNPELAEHLDTLARRVRLDAASCVEGMIALHERDGRSWKAEWLALPEACQLTGAALGFGARLLEGLQINAERMRVNLDARRGLLLSEPMMRVLGDRIGKHAAHEAIYTAAMHAVENGLDLEKVVAERGLLTPDQISAAIDPRTALGSTTTFIDRVLAAGGAR; translated from the coding sequence ATGAGCAGCCACCTGTCCGACTCGCAGCTGTTCGGCCATCTGTGGACCACCCCGGAGATGCACGCCCTGTTCGACGACACCGGGCGCACCCAGGGTTGGCTGGAGGTGCTCGCCGCACTGGCCGCCGCCCAGGCCGAGGTGGGGATGCTGCCGGCCGAGGCCGCCACGGCGATCGCCGAGCAAGCCCACGTCGACCGACTGGACCTCGCCGCCGTCGCGGCCGGCACCCGGGCGGCCGGTCACTCGACGCTGGGGCTGATTCAGGAACTGCGTCGGGTGCTGCCGGAGGCCGCGCGGGAGTGGGTGTACTACGGGGCCACCGTCCAGGACGTCACCGACACCTGGACCGCGCAGACCATGACCACGGTCCTCGACATCCTCGACCGCGACGTGGAGCGCTGCCGGGCAGCCGCGTTGCAACTGGCCCGCGCCCACCGCGACACGATCATGTGCGGACGCACCCACGGCCAACCCGGCCTGCCGATCACGTTCGGGTTCAAGGCAGCGGTGTGGGCCGACGAACTCGGCCGGCACGCCGAACGGATCCGGGAAGCGCGACCGCGGCTGGCCGTGGTGCAACTGGGCGGGGCGCTCGGGACGATGGAGTTCTGGGGCCCGGGCGCACCGGACCTGCTGGCGGCATTCGCCCGCCGCTGCGGGCTGGGGGCGCCGGACATCGCGTGGATCACCGCCCGCGACCGGGTGGCGGAGTTCGCGATGCTGCTGGCAATGGTGTCCGGGACCCTGGGCAAGATCGGCAACGAGGTCTTCGAGTTGGCGCGCCCGGAGATCGGCGAGGTCGCCGAGCCGTTCACCCCCGGTCAGGTCGGCAGCATCACGATGCCACACAAGCGGAACCCGGAACTGGCCGAGCACCTGGACACCCTGGCCCGCCGGGTCCGCCTCGACGCGGCCTCGTGCGTCGAGGGCATGATCGCGCTGCACGAGCGCGACGGCCGGAGCTGGAAGGCCGAGTGGCTGGCACTGCCGGAGGCCTGCCAGCTCACCGGCGCGGCGCTGGGGTTCGGGGCGCGACTGCTGGAGGGCCTGCAGATAAACGCCGAACGCATGCGGGTGAACCTCGACGCGCGGCGCGGGCTACTGCTCTCCGAACCGATGATGCGCGTCCTGGGCGATCGCATCGGCAAGCACGCGGCGCACGAGGCGATCTACACCGCGGCGATGCACGCAGTCGAGAACGGCCTCGACCTGGAGAAGGTGGTCGCCGAACGCGGGTTGCTGACGCCGGATCAGATCAGCGCGGCCATCGACCCGCGGACGGCGCTCGGTTCGACGACGACCTTCATCGACCGGGTGCTCGCGGCGGGCGGGGCCAGGTGA
- a CDS encoding pyridoxal-phosphate dependent enzyme, translated as MIPPGLAAAPRIRLGTLPTPLHPAPRLSEAAGVEIWFKRDDLTGLGLGGNKVRALEFVLGAATAAGADCLITGGGPSSNWAMLAALAARTRDMDAALVYYGQPVPYTGNLALAASIGAGIHFTGDPDRSTVESVAEAIAERMRSVGRNPYTLGRGGAGPVGALGYLSATGEIAAQAAQLNLTPRQLWLATGSCGTHAGLVAGAATYGTPWEIHGVTVSRPAAECIARVAGIAAEACALIESAAPTREPIVHAEMLLAAPYGEPSPESAAAADLVARTEGVFLDPVFAAKAMAGLLAAAATGTAQGPVVFLASGGAPTLFTT; from the coding sequence GTGATCCCGCCCGGCCTGGCGGCGGCGCCCCGGATCCGGCTGGGCACGCTGCCGACCCCGTTGCACCCGGCGCCGCGGCTGTCCGAGGCCGCCGGGGTGGAGATCTGGTTCAAACGCGACGACCTGACCGGGCTGGGCCTGGGCGGGAACAAGGTTCGGGCACTGGAGTTCGTGCTGGGCGCGGCGACCGCGGCCGGCGCCGACTGCCTGATCACCGGCGGCGGGCCGAGTTCGAACTGGGCGATGCTCGCGGCGCTGGCCGCGCGGACCCGGGACATGGACGCGGCATTGGTCTACTACGGGCAACCCGTGCCCTACACCGGCAACCTCGCGCTGGCCGCGTCGATCGGGGCCGGGATCCACTTCACCGGCGACCCGGATCGCTCCACGGTCGAGTCGGTCGCCGAGGCCATCGCCGAGCGGATGCGCTCGGTCGGCCGCAACCCGTACACGTTGGGCCGCGGCGGCGCCGGTCCGGTCGGGGCCCTGGGCTATCTCAGCGCCACCGGCGAGATCGCCGCCCAGGCCGCGCAGCTGAACCTGACACCGCGTCAGCTCTGGCTGGCTACCGGGTCGTGCGGGACCCACGCCGGCCTGGTCGCCGGGGCGGCCACCTACGGCACGCCCTGGGAGATTCACGGGGTCACGGTGAGCCGCCCGGCAGCGGAATGCATCGCTCGGGTCGCCGGGATCGCGGCGGAGGCCTGCGCGCTGATCGAGTCGGCCGCGCCGACGCGGGAGCCGATCGTGCACGCCGAGATGCTCCTCGCCGCCCCGTACGGCGAACCGTCGCCGGAATCGGCGGCGGCCGCCGATCTGGTCGCGCGGACCGAGGGCGTGTTCCTCGACCCGGTGTTCGCGGCGAAGGCGATGGCCGGTCTGCTCGCGGCGGCTGCGACGGGGACGGCCCAGGGTCCGGTGGTCTTCCTGGCCAGCGGAGGTGCGCCGACGCTGTTCACCACCTAG